The proteins below come from a single Carassius carassius chromosome 11, fCarCar2.1, whole genome shotgun sequence genomic window:
- the LOC132153134 gene encoding uncharacterized protein LOC132153134: MDESIEADCSSVPLTETSDNTIQENPKSCQEDETTVIFSNPTTQKQLIQSSDMCLQEAYETVTKGEFVVHQEEVKEPGHETEFFILPPEDKAVRTMEDDSLVHCYKDGIQFYSENGYMLESEESVRRLNVQAIGSGHSAVYHYKTKDDDIIFKVDVKATSLQTSTIHETDGRESYEEIEIANFPQPEVSNTMAEVCWYKEGEELQECDGSTQSKETLRALVVKTAEPSHSGEHAYETDDVTVQFPQDLPGESSVIYASSIHSIIKLTTSIMQWSLTLLNLLFG; this comes from the exons ATGGATGAGAGCATTGAAGCAGACTGTTCCAGTGTACCGCTAACTGAGACCTCTGACAACACAATCCAAGAAAACCCTAAATCCTGCCAAGAAGATGAGACAACTGTAATATTCAGTAACCCTACAACACAGAAACAGCTCATTCAGTCATCAGATATGTGTCTGCAAGAAGCATATGAGACTGTTACCAAGGGTGAATTTGTTGTACATCAGGAGGAAGTGAAAG AACCTGGTCATGAAACAGAATTCTTTATACTTCCACCGGAAGATAAAGCTGTCAGAACCATGGAAGATGATTCACTGGTTCACTGTTACAAGGATGGAATACAGTTCTACTCTGAAAATGGATATATGCTTGAATCAGAGGAAAGTGTGCGAAGACTGAATGTTCAAGCAATAGGCTCGGGTCATTCAGCCGTATACCACTACAAGACAAAGGATGATGACATAATATTTAAGGTGGATGTCAAAG CTACATCTTTGCAAACATCAACTATCCATGAGACTGATGGGAGAGAGTCATATGAAGAGATAGAAATTGCTAATTTTCCACAACCTGAGGTATCGAACACAATGGCAGAGGTATGCTGGTACAAGGAAGGTGAGGAACTCCAAGAATGTGATGGTAGCACCCAATCTAAGGAGACTCTCAGAGCTCTTGTTGTCAAAACAGCTGAGCCGTCTCACTCTGGAGAACATGCTTATGAGACAGATGATGTCACCGTCCAGTTTCCCCAGGACCTACCAGGTGAATCATCAGTCATCTACGCCAGCTCAATCCATTCGATTATCAAACTAACCACTTCAATCATGCAGTGGTCACTAACTCTGTTGAATCTGTTGTTCGGATAA